The Ictidomys tridecemlineatus isolate mIctTri1 chromosome 1, mIctTri1.hap1, whole genome shotgun sequence DNA window ACTGCTTGCTGTGGTTTAAATtgagtcattctgaggagcaaaattacatttcagaatcattagtgatttttaatgacagctctactctttctcttcttttctctcttccttccttccttccttccttccttccttccttccttccttccttccttccttccttccttccttccttccctccctccctccctctctccttccttccttccttccttccttccttccttccttactcacttccttccttccttctcccttacctccctctcttttttccttacataattactttctgtatttctttcctatttgcctgaaaataaaattttgatcatgGGCATTCTAGAAATTCACttcattactgagctacatcctcatccttcaaaagctaattataattatatatataattatatattatataggcCTGGCCTTTTTTGAATACACTTAAAACACTGGCAAGTCACACCAAACCAAATTCATTTGCAAACAGAACTCTTTATACAGTTTACTCTTTGAATACCCAAAATCTTTGTCATatatgagtgtgtttgtgtgtgtaataatatattattgttatcaGATAAAGCTGTGCTCTTCCATTTCaactttccctttaaatttttatgtctcaAAAGTTTAAACCAATTAACCCTTATTTCTTAGATGTAGAAACTATCTGTTCTCACACAAGGGGATCATGAAAATCTAATCTGTTTAAACCAGAGAATACAGGAATAGAGGATGCACAAGAGGAACCAGCATCCCAcctgaatataagaaacaaataatagatgTCATAGCTTTCAGtgtcaaaatatgtatatcaactGACTCCTTCAGATATCTTTGTTGAGAAATGAACCTAACATTTCCCTGGGATCTGAACACAGCTTTGGCCTTACTAAgcaaaaatgaaaggacaaaggcagtaaaaatatacatacttaaaattataaagattaaatctttTCAATAGTATTTCAGTAAGATAGGTTCtatggcttgtttttgttttgacttcacCTTTGCCATTGATGCTCTTAGGGACCTTCTTTGCTTCTCCACTAGAGGATTGTTGGATTCTCCATCAATCTGTATCTCTGCATTGGTATATGTttccttgtctgttttatttatggtcCTTGGACAAATAATCTCAGGTTTGTGAAATGAACAGCATGTTTCACAAAACCTATTCACAAAATTCCTTTAGTCACATGATTGTTGTCAGCCAAACCAGCCAGCACAGAAACCCAGGAGATAGCATAATTTTTAGCACAGCTGAACCATGGACCTCAGATGTATGTGGAGGCATCTGTAATGTATGAGTTGTTTTGTCCTCTTCAACTTTGCTTGATTATATACCCCTTTTGTTTTTCAGCCTCTAGGGATTCATCTGATTTCAGAAAGGTAatgaaatttctatatttattctaaattattaactttGTAGTCAATGAAAAATACACTCTTTATGTACTATCTTCTTTCTAAGCGCACCGATCCCATCACAATAAAAAAGGCGCTTCCACGGAAAGGATTAGgcaaggtgaaagaaaagacagtcgaattgggtaagttttacattacaacactccagggaacacaatgttaaaacacttgaaatgctACCAGTGTTCTCACATGTAAGGTGGTTTTCCCAAAGAGGTGGGAGGATTTTCCTCACAATGTCATCAGTAGTCATAGAAAATgatctctcctctgtttctgggAATATCCCCTCAATTCTGAGTTGTTTCCCCTACATATCATACTATTACATTCTCCCTATTTCCAGCCTTTGGAGTGAACTAGCTACCATGCAAATGTCACCATAAGCATCTCTTTAGAATGTGAAAGGTCAACcttctgaaatttcttagaaatatttcctgaTATAAGCCAAGCctcattctgtatctttatacCTTTCTTCTGCCTCAACTGTCCTCTGGCATTAGGCCTCACCTAtccctttattctgagacaaatccTGACCTATTTCATACTTTTCTCTGTGTGGGCCTACAGAATTTCATGCTCTCGCCATCTCCTGCTCTCTGGCTACTCACCTCTCACCTGTCTTTTTGAGGGGTGAGTAGCCAGAAAAAACACCATCCCTGGGGGcacattttctcttccttcttaggTCATTTTCTCTGACACTTCAGCTGGTCACATTAGCTTCCAGACATATAGGTTCCCCTTTGCCCTTCTCACTGGAGTCACATGGATATAGTCTAGCCTGCACCAGTTTTTTCTACCTTCCATGAGGCACAACCTAGGTCCCTTGATAGGCACTTCCAGGATCCtcatgtgcgtgtgcgtgtgcgtgtgcgtgtgtgtgtgtgtgtgtgtgtgtgtgtgttgtttagagGAACTGAATCAAAAAAATTACTGTTGCACTCTTTCCGAGGATGGCTATGGCTTCAGCACTCCCATCACTCATTGAGAGAAGAGCATGCTTTTTAAGCACCAGTGCATAGTGCACCTTTTGGTCAGATCAGTTAAGGCAATATTTTTGATCTCAGGTTTCTCCTTAGCAGGGCACATCATGGTACAACTTAGAATGcaacttcctcttctctctccccctttgtcTGAGGCAGATCTGCATGCAGGTTGTAGGCTTTTTTTGTTTATGGTACACATTTTACTGAATCTCAGGACTTTTTCAGTGTTCAGAAATTTTAGGGATTTGAATAAAATCCCTCTTTCACTCACTCTGCTGAGAAGCTCTTCACCAACTCTTTGGTCTCCATGCAATAGTGCAGCTTAGAATGCAGCTTACTCTATACTAACATTTTCCCAGAATCAGCCCTTCTTTCCATGTGTATTTTCAAGCTTGTTTCTGAGCAAATTTCATTGATCTTGAGTAGACAAATCTTGGCAATATGGTTTGCACTAAACCTTGTATCCTGTATGTCTCTATAAGATGTGTGTTGAGGATTTGGATCAAGAAAAAATACTCCCTGAGAACTCAATGTTTGTTGGGTGCAAATGGGTACATCTTTATTCACAACTACTTGGAAGTCGAAGCCTTGAAGGATGGCTGTATTCAGTTCACTCAGAGGACTCCAGTTGCCAATTAAAGTGTCCATGGGATAGAACTAAATGTTAGAGTATTTGACAAGAATGCATAAGTTTGTGGGTCCACTCCCAAGGTgtatacacaaagaaagaaaaagaaaaaagaaaaactgtggaaAGTTGAAACCAGTAATTATTTACCAAACATTAAACTTAATTGGAAATCACATTTGGGAATAttaagttgttttggtgttaCAATCATCCTTTTCTATTTGGATTGATGTTCACGCTTTCTAATGCAGTTCTAAGGAATGTgagtaaatgtattcatttatcagcaGAGACCCATTTTGACATGACTTCAGAAGAAGAGCACAAAAGTTCTGATGACGCTCAATGCACCCAGTCTCAGGTTTGTCAACATATAAAGCATTTCTTCctgttccttcttgtttttctttcttgaggaaAGTAAAGGAGGCCAAatgaaaataccttttaaatattcttttggaATCCAGGCATTATATATTACTAATTACATCTAAAACCACTCTGAACTGGTTAGAATCTGAAAATAGCATTAGTAGTCCTGTCAACTTATAGCTAAATTTACTATGTAATGGAggcaaaaaaattctaaatgttgcTTGTGCTTCCACTtgcataaacattttgaaaaataaaaagttgagattAAATTTGAGACTGACGAATAACCACCTGGGTTATGAATGGTAATAATGGTCACTGACTGCATTCATGTGAAAGGGTGATGTTGTCAAAGGCTCAAAATTCTAGTGAAAATCAGTAGTTATTTGCTAcaagttgaaatatatatatatttataaactttaaatcctggttaatgtttatttgttattttttgtttattttttattgattttttaaaaaataaatgacagcagaatgcattataattcttttttaaaaaaaagagagtgagagaggagagagagagagagagagagagagaatttttaatatttatgttttagttctcagcggacacaacatctttgttggtatgtggtgctgaggatcgaacccgggccgcacgcatgccaggcgagcacgctaccgcttgagccacatccccagccctgcattataattcttattacacatatatagcacactttttatatctctgtttgtgtataaagtatgttgacgcaatttctgtcttcttacatgtattaaacaatttttctgtggtgaccttttcattttgtttctcatccttgcagaaaattcagtcaatatgttgaataattttatcaaaatgtcttagtatattaaagaaatgtatttgtgtgCATTAATGGGGGGATGATGGAATTTAGAGATGCTATCTCATCTTTTTTCTCACATTGCCAACATTCCTGGTGTGAGATTTAGCACAcatctagatttattttatttggctggCATATGTAGGTCCTTGGGTTTACAGCTTTCCCTTTGGGGTGTATCCTGGGCAGGAGCCATATCTCAGTGTCAAATCCCCAACTGAACACCTAAGtctcatattttcaaacaaaaactttgttagttcattgtttaaaaagtgtaatcctatttaatatgaaacatactcctcaaaattctttaaaataagacttgAAAGCCTTCTCACATTTGATGGTGAATGCAAAGTCGGATGAGTTACAATGAATATCATTCCTCCCGTCCTTTGGGGTGTATACACCTTTGTTAGCATGTTGTCAAGGAATGCCTTTTCTATGACATCCTCCCTGCTTTTACCAAATCAGGAGCCATTGGAAGATAAGTGTTCAGCTTCATCTGGAGCACAATGCTAAGACACGCTATGGAAAGTATGACTGCTCAGTCTGCAGTTATCTACATGTTAGTTAGCTGCTTTCAAGACCAAAATTTGGGTGATGTCTAAAAGAGTGATGGTGAAGTCGTCATGCAGCTCATTggggtcctttattttgcaggtattttctgaggattctccacAGATGTGTGTTTCTCACTCATCTGGAGAGGAACAtcataaagcaaaagagaaagacgATGGACATGTCCATGGTAAGAACAACATATTCTACACAGTTCTTTtggatagaatatttatttataacatgagtgctgatatattctaatacttggagaaatgaacctagtaaacagggaataaagaaaaagcaagaaagataaagagttgTCTCTCTCaagaccaaagtccagcagcAGGTTACAGTGGGAGTGTCCCTCTTAGTTTCTGTACAAGACAAGTATAGACCACAGGGGAGttggaaaacttgaatttttatgtttgaaagaataatgttcttcacattctacctgatttctgttcatttctcagtgtatttttattttcttcagggaATCTTTTCTAAAGATCAGATTTATGTATTAGATCACAAACCTTCTTTCTAATATCTGTCTAAAATTATAATGATCttttttgtgtctgtcttctccaTTAGATTTTAAGCTAAAGAACAATAGGGGTCTAATCTCATCTGCTATAATCTTCAGAGTTCAGCATATTGTGTCACGTGTTTTATGCACTCATTATTTTAGTATataaataatgcatgtgaaatatacagcattcatatatttaaattagtcacatattttatttctatcttcttttttctaacaGATTCTGTTAGCCTTTCGAAAATCCAGAAAGCAGTTTTATTacttcaaagaataataaaaagcaaaaaaagtcactgcacacagtgttcactacattttgaaaaaaatgcacaacTGGAAAATGAGATTCATGAGCTAAAAAAGAGTGTATCAgagtttaagcaagaaaatatagaattgaaaCAACAACTCCACAATTTGAGGTATTATTTCCTAGGTTGAAAGAAGGAGTGGAATCTTTTCCTTTAATTCAGTAAAATAAGAAaggacaaaatttttttttaactactgcctcatctgttagcactttgcaaaggagaaaacgtgaataaattataaaattcttacaaatatgatagcatattattaaatatgattacttctaaaaactaagttcatatttttccccatcacaattttaatgtctctatggaACCCCATCTGCtagtaatctatttatttaacaagcataatttgggattgttatttgtttatatttttaactttttattacagttaatatttcaaaaaatatcatttataaaaaaatcatttcctactCAGATACCATagcatgtgcctataattccagcagcttgggagacaaagataggaggatcaaaagttcgaaATATTTCTCATTAACATGGGCAGCAATgtcctaagcaaattaatgagaccctgtctccaacaacaacaacaacaacaaaaaaaaagtaatgaaaaagacCTTGGGATGTATCTAAGGGATTTAGCTTCTggaggttcaatctctggtaccaaatttgggaatgagaagaaaagaaaaaaaaataactttctatatttctgtttacttttgaaaaaaatttcaatatagagttatttggttaaagttgtgaaactttaaaaagatgagaggatttttaaatttctctcaagaAAGTTTGTATTCCACCAGCGAGGCATTTTTCACTGCCCTGAAACATGTTATACATTTATAGTTTTTAGGTTGattttggggatcaaactcagggttttGTGTTACTAGTGTGATGTGCTAGTGCTGAGCTAGATACTAGGCTACACTTCTAACATTAACAttcattaataaatgaaatgaaaacagattatttttttattcaaattcattctcattcataaatttgttcatatttctgtattgaaaggacatatactttttatgttttttaggtatacatgacagtagactatacgttgacataaatttatttttgttatgtcttatattccattgtgtgtgtgcacacacacatattttttttatcccttcatctgttgaagaacattACTCTTCATTATTGTCTTAAATATTAGGTCCCATCTTGTTCAAAAAtggattttgagttttttgtaaaatacataatgatcaaaaAGGTAAGTTGAGAGTGTtaccataaaagaaacataaaaagcatAATAACAGgtattagattatttattccaGTTCGGAGTTATAGTAATacaaaagatacatattttttatatctttattttatttatatatggtgctaaggatcaaacccagcaccttactcatgctaggcaaacactctaccactgtgctacagccccagccccaaaagacacatattgaaaaaagaatgtcTGAATATGCTGTTACATTGTAAGCCAATTATAGGTATGTCTGacatattttatgaagataaatgatattactactgaattcataagtttgtatataaacaatgactttaaaacttatttgacatgaaattatctttttaactggGGAGGACCTATGATTGTgcaaaaaaaattaccttaaacttgtcaatttaccaaatcatttctaatttacttttccGTGGTATCTAAAAGATTTGCTAGTAACAGAAACTtatcaaataacaaaacaatcttttattattgactttcaattatgtatgttttacacaatattaaaggagaaatttaaaatgttaaactagaaaagcttcagagaacataaaatttttattaagatactaaatcagcatacaaagagccagaacataaaaagacatttttggtttttggcaaaaatcaattaaaaggcaTCCATATTACCTTCAGATATACCTTAAAAGAAGatgaggtgaagagaaaaaatgatgatatgttacatgaaaaaaataagaacccactaaaagaaaaagaaacagaatttaacaaagaggatcaagtgagaaagcaagctgaaatctctgtttgtacaatagatacagaattggagactgcaagaaatcattttaatcaggtaaatgaacgttcagtaaagtttcaaatttttactgtatttcatttgaattatttataaaatccctTTAACTTATTTATGTGGCCATGTTTCACTTAATGATGGCAATGTGGTCTGAGGAATGTGCTGTTTggcaatttcaccaacatgcagtcATCATGTGTGTGTACTTCTACACACTTCAGACATCTCCCACAATGTCAGGAAACACAGACTTATAGGACCTCCATTTATATGCAGTCTGCTGTTTCCCAAAGCATGGGTATGTGGGGTGTGAActactattttgatttaaaacacaatgttcattatttggcaataaaaaaaatttaaaaaagatctaacaaaccagaaaaaaataccaCAATGTTATCTGACTCTTAAATTAAATGATGATATTTATGACAAAACTAGTTACAGCAAAACTTTGCATCTGGTAgttgttcagcatttgttttctgaatgaagaagtttagtttaatcactgacataaatataaatttaggtgttttatgttaaaatacaaactaaatatctatgcacctatttaaatcattttttaaaaaaaatgtttgacaattacatttctgtctgcatttaagaaatgttttttttttaatttttaaatttttttaaagatagatagaattttaatatttattttttagttttcggcggacgcaacatctttgtttgtatgtggtgctgaggattgaacctgggctgcatgcatgccaggcgagcgcactaccacttgagccacatccccaccccaagaaatgttttcactcacccaaatttatctgtcatttgtgcaagtgaaatgtaagacatttactcataaagaataaatctatcttttggaattattttttaatcttgaaggtcccactcttaaattaatcttttagACTTCTGTCACCTGCTGATATACAGCCAAAaccttgctgaaataaatttgtagattttagcagaacaaaatgaaacctacaaTTTCCATGAGACCATAATGCCAGAATTtacaatatgaaatttcagtaacacatttttttgcaaacaaaaaggaaatgtttcctgaattattttcttctgttttcaaatgattgagagagagagagagagagtgtgtgtgtaatATAGTTAAACAGTAAATCTATTAATTATGGGAAAGTATAGAGGGttttaaatccatatatttataaccataatgtacatattttggaGGTGAGGGGTGCAATTTTTGTCCCATTGAATTAAGTAATGTTCTTAATTCAACTGTATTTCTCCGCAGCAGTTCCATGATGACTTTCAGAGTagccttataaagagaaaagacttttaatattttccagaggAATAGTTGATTTTTCTATGATCTCAAAACCCTTGCTTCTAATAGTAGATCTTCTAGTTTGGGGAAGTGACTTTGCTCTCTTGTTGTATTAATGTGCATTACTACTTCCACTGTTaagtaaggaggaaaagtggggCCAGCAAATACTCTGGTTTTGTAAatcattttctcacttttaagaagagaaacaaacactTTGCTTCAAGTAATCTCCTACTTCAGTACAAAACACCTTTGGAAAAAATGGCATACCATAAtatgttcttagaaataaattactgGTAAGTATTTGTTCCTAATACATAAGATCTGTttacttcctttattttatattgactCATGTTTCAATGTTCACTGAGATGAAACAAATGCTACTGAGTATAAATCTCAGGATTTTCTGAGTAGAGCCTTACACATTTTGCCttatttgtcatttgtattttgaaacacaggCCTTCTTTGGTGTTTATCCATTCATAGGACAGAAGTAACTGGCTTTGTGGATGAGCACTAGAAGCAGAGACAAAAGACTTGGAGAAAAATCATGCAATTTGCCTATGTTTTTAGCCTTGTGATCCTTTTCAGAATTGTGATACATTGTTCATTGATATAGATCATGTGTTTAATGCTGTtcctacatttataatttatcaatagatgcaattctcattcacagctacaaaatgttagaaaacagaatatgctaggaatatttttaggaaaagacctTGGAGAACTTTTGTTATGTCTCAGTAGATGTAGAGCTAAGGCTCTTACTATGGACTGGTTGAATACATGAGGTGTCAGATTGCAAACTTATTCTTCTTAAAGTTAAGTGTCCTTTTATTTGCCACTGAAGCCATCCCAACAGATaggtacataataaaatatttggaatttttaactgTTTAAAGGATAGATCATACGATCCTAAAAGTGGATCAACAAAGAAGtagtgaattctaatttttatttattgtttttaggtatacattACAATAGAGTTCTTTTGGTGTGTTACACATACATAGCATATAACTTCTTCTATGTAGAGTTtttctggtcatgtattcatatgtgaacataggaatgtaatgtcagattcattctactatatcccctcccctctcagccCTTTATTCACTTTTGTCTAACCAACAAACTTCTGTTCTTTTATCCTCCACCCTTATGTGTGTTACCAACTACATGTTAAGGAGAATATTCAGACTTTGGATTTggaggactggattatttcacttggcatgacagtgtccagttccattcatttgccagcaaatgccataatttcattcttcatggctgaatccattgtgtatatataacacattgtctttatccttccatgtgttgaaaggcacctaggttggttccacagcttaacttttgtgaagagctgctataaatatttatgtggctgtgtcactatagtatcatTGGAGTatacactgaggagcagaataactgggtcaaatggtcgttccattccaggttttgtgagaaatctatatactgctttcctgaaaaattgcttggtgcaatgtatgagtcaatcttttccccacattctcaccaacatttattgttacttgcattctttatatctcagtgtagttttaattttcatttttctaatcgctaaagatgttgaacatttttttcatatacttgttaactgtacatatttttctttgaagtgcttgctcagttttttgttcatttattgattgggttattttttgtttgtgagttatttttcgagttgtttatatattctggagattaatgctctatctgacatgtcagtgacaaagattttctcgtATTCTATATGCTGTCTactcacattcttgatggtttcctttgctgtaaagataccaccccatttattgattctttattttacttcttgtgctttaagtgactttttgaggaattcagttcctacaCTGACAAGATGGAGTGCTGGGCCTGTATAATCTTGTAATAGGTCTAGGGTCTTTTATCTATTAtgtaggttcttgatccactttgtttttgagaaataggggttaaattttTCCTACGACATACgggttttcagttttcccagcacaattggTTGAGGAACCTATCCTTTCCCCAATGCATGTTTTATAGTGTGTTTGTCTAGTATTAGATAACTACATGTGTGAGGTTTTCTCTGTTGCTTCTCTtctgcaaagttttttttttctttttacattggcAAACTAACTAATCACTTAATCTGTTCTTTCATTCTGGTATAATGCagattttttcaatctttattttttttcttttttatataaccaggaattgaaccagggtgctcaaccactgagatgcatcccagccatttatttatttatttatttttgaatgagtcagggtctcactgaattgctgaagactggctttgaacctgtgatcctcctgcctcagtatcctgagacactggtattacaagcatgagccCCTGAACCTGGCAGTTCTTACATTCtttaagttataattttcttttactctcatagATCCATCTTCTTGAATTAACTTTTGAACTCTTgggaattcatatttttataatctcaGAAGTTTgcatctaatttttcttctgtggttatctatttattgaaaccctttcaccatataaataaacaggtttttctttaatttcagtgaaaattatgaaacatcatTTTATTGAGTGTTAGCTAAATGtatccttggttttatttaggtTTCTCCTAGTGATGGGACAGAGAAAAAGCTATTGCATAAATATCACAAGAAGAAGGATGAGGTCTCTATAAAGAGATTGGGAATGGACACAGTAAAATATCAGAACCAGGAAAAGAAGTGCTTTGAGAATactgaaattttaagagaaaagaataccAGCCTTCCATGGACACAAAAATTGAATGAGGAAACACTTATGGAAATATTTCAGGACAATGAACAGTTGGATATTTGTAAAGTTGAGAATACATTGGAAAATTTCACACCTGAGagtgaaaaacaaagcacagaaagaccagaaacagatagtttacaggaaaaaaagaatattgatgtaTCTAACCTAAACGGTAGTAGTGAGATTCCTTCCCAACAGATTGCAAAGTCTGAAGTAAAAACTAGTGACCTAGAAAACGAGCTGCATCAGACAAGAGTAATGACTTTGGCTACAGATCAAGTAAACAGACACCTAACGCAAAGACAGTGCCAACTGAAGGAGATGGAACACAGGtatcaaaatgaagaaagaataatgAATGAACATCTCAGAAAGCAGGAAGCTTCTAAAGAGAAGGTATCTAAACTACAAAGAGAAAGTACATTGCATGAAGACCAGTTGCATGAGTATCAGaacaaaggtgaaaataaaatagatggaattatTAATGTCCAAACCCAATTTTATGATGTTATAAAAAATCTTCAAGCTCGGAATGACAGATATCGTCTCGtgctggaaaacaaatatttggaattaatcaatgaaactaatcatttaaaagaacaactggatcaatatggaaaggagaaagcagaagaagtaagTATCAAGCAAGATATCTTTATAAAGAGTCTTCAAAGGAATACTCAAATTGATATCTGCTTATGGCTAAATGTTGAATcttgatgaatataaaaatgtagatattatgAATGTGTTTCTGTATCAACACAGAACTACAACCTGTTGTCCAGCCAAAATAACTTAGACCTCATTTGCAGCACAACCAATCTGTGTTTGAAGTGCTGAGTATTCCAATTTCCCTGCTCTGATTCTTACACactgtgtacatattttaaaataactataaatacTCATGTGTCAACTAAACACAAAAGACttagtttaaaatgtattttaatatttaaaaaggaggaaatttttaaaacttgggcCTGACCCTtcaatttaagaaattgtttcttataaagatttaagaggttgagttaagatttttttgtagGTTTATATGCTGACATTAGTAATATGGTCTCAATAATGCTGAAACAATATCTAATTTTGGTGCTATTAATTCAACCCAAAgtttgcacatgctaaacacatgttctaccaatgagctacatcccattactgaataacaattttaatgtcttcttgTTGCTATACTTGAAGATCACAATGAAACACATAATGGAAATGCTCATACCTAGTTTCAAATAAATTAGTTACTTTTACAGTTTATTCCAGATTTTACAGTTGAACTGAAATGTAGATGGTGTATTTTGTAATAGACTTTCttcagtatatttttgtatatttctagttggtaaatttatttttagtcatttaagtttatcataaatctgaaaataactgtcctgatatattttttttgttttcattcatgtcttgtccacctctttaaaagcGTCTATTTGTCATTATCATAAATTGGGactaatgtgatgaattgcaGCAAAACCACAGTT harbors:
- the LOC144364860 gene encoding ankyrin repeat domain-containing protein 26-like isoform X1; protein product: MVQDSYEAPIKILPQNNVGHSFGDAHQREKDGINGHTEDTVPMSSQMNESRNFQWVRPEDILKEDTPLSSMVFQNFTHPVVQPILDRRYFLQKNTVGTTEERICKSAEPLWFSSSEEEEEGLDDTKNKQPQVFSEGGPHMCISHSSGEKHYIPKEKADGHVHASRDSSDFRKRTDPITIKKALPRKGLGKVKEKTVELAETHFDMTSEEEHKSSDDAQCTQSQVFSEDSPQMCVSHSSGEEHHKAKEKDDGHVHDSVSLSKIQKAVLLLQRIIKSKKSHCTQCSLHFEKNAQLENEIHELKKSVSEFKQENIELKQQLHNLRYTLKEDEVKRKNDDMLHEKNKNPLKEKETEFNKEDQVRKQAEISVCTIDTELETARNHFNQVSPSDGTEKKLLHKYHKKKDEVSIKRLGMDTVKYQNQEKKCFENTEILREKNTSLPWTQKLNEETLMEIFQDNEQLDICKVENTLENFTPESEKQSTERPETDSLQEKKNIDVSNLNGSSEIPSQQIAKSEVKTSDLENELHQTRVMTLATDQVNRHLTQRQCQLKEMEHRYQNEERIMNEHLRKQEASKEKVSKLQRESTLHEDQLHEYQNKGENKIDGIINVQTQFYDVIKNLQARNDRYRLVLENKYLELINETNHLKEQLDQYGKEKAEEMDDLTAKMKNASSKHLHLRTNYECFMQNLFFIKSIQDTFEKIERNQKKLEENVVNFPRHTRSTRVERGQGVRWECDIEHRARWDLEEKQKQTQEAAPEITEQFRKTNFTSIRSQMELRISHLESELKILRNATERI
- the LOC144364860 gene encoding ankyrin repeat domain-containing protein 26-like isoform X2; the encoded protein is MVQDSYEAPIKILPQNNVGHSFGDAHQREKDGINGHTEDTVPMSSQMNESRNFQWVRPEDILKEDTPLSSMVFQNFTHPVVQPILDRRYFLQKNTVGTTEERICKSAEPLWFSSSEEEEEGLDDTKNKQPQVFSEGGPHMCISHSSGEKHYIPKEKADGHVHASRDSSDFRKRTDPITIKKALPRKGLGKVKEKTVELETHFDMTSEEEHKSSDDAQCTQSQVFSEDSPQMCVSHSSGEEHHKAKEKDDGHVHDSVSLSKIQKAVLLLQRIIKSKKSHCTQCSLHFEKNAQLENEIHELKKSVSEFKQENIELKQQLHNLRYTLKEDEVKRKNDDMLHEKNKNPLKEKETEFNKEDQVRKQAEISVCTIDTELETARNHFNQVSPSDGTEKKLLHKYHKKKDEVSIKRLGMDTVKYQNQEKKCFENTEILREKNTSLPWTQKLNEETLMEIFQDNEQLDICKVENTLENFTPESEKQSTERPETDSLQEKKNIDVSNLNGSSEIPSQQIAKSEVKTSDLENELHQTRVMTLATDQVNRHLTQRQCQLKEMEHRYQNEERIMNEHLRKQEASKEKVSKLQRESTLHEDQLHEYQNKGENKIDGIINVQTQFYDVIKNLQARNDRYRLVLENKYLELINETNHLKEQLDQYGKEKAEEMDDLTAKMKNASSKHLHLRTNYECFMQNLFFIKSIQDTFEKIERNQKKLEENVVNFPRHTRSTRVERGQGVRWECDIEHRARWDLEEKQKQTQEAAPEITEQFRKTNFTSIRSQMELRISHLESELKILRNATERI